The DNA segment CCGTCATGATCGTCTGCCCTGTCGAAAACAGTTCAGTACGAATCAAAAGTGCGAAAATTCCGCCGACGAGGAAAAAAATCGCGACCGTGATGAAGTACATGATGCCGATGCGCTTGTGATCAAGCGTCGACAACCAAGACCAGAGACCTTTTTCGTGATTCAGATAATTGTGCTCGCTGTGAGCGCCTGTAGATGCCATGGTGCCCAACTCCTTATTTCAATGTCTTTATGAATTCGATAATTGCTTTTATTTCGTCGTCCGAAAGCTGGCCAGCGTAAGCCGGCATCACTCCCGCAGGATATCCCGCAACTACTTTTGCATTGGGATTCAAGATCGACTCGCGAATGTAATCTTCGTCAACTTTTACAGTCTCCCCGCCTTCAACCGCGTGGGAGGTTCCAAAAACACCTTTAAAAGTCGGACCAACGACACGCGATCCGTCGGCACTGTGACAACCAACGCAAGCCTTCGATGCGTAAAGTGCCTTCCCTTGATCGACAAGGGTCAAGGCGCCGCCGCCTTCGGCCGATAGCCATGATTCAAACTCTTCCACCGGAACTGCTTTAACCATTGCCTTCATCGCAGAATGGCCAGAGCCGCAGAACTCCGTACAGAAGATCCAATAATCACCGGGCTTATCTATGTTGAACCACAGAGTCGTAAAACGACCCGGGACGATATCTTGCTTGATCCGGGCAGCTGGAAGATAAAACGAGTGAAGGACTGGGCGATCTGAACGATCAGTTGAGGCTTCGTTGATTTTTTCAGACGCCATGATCAGCTTTACAGGTCGACCGACTGGAACGACCATTGTAGCAGGCGTCTTTTGACCCTTGTCGTCGATTCCAGACGTGATTTCTTTTCCACTCTTATAAAGGAAACGCCAATCCCACTTCTTCGCCATGACATGGATTTCCAGCGCCCCAGCCGGAACGTTGCGCATGTCGTGATAGACCTTCCATCCCCAAACGAAAACGAACATAAAAATCAAAAAGGGGATGAACGACCACAAAAATTCAAGTGTGTAGTTGTGCGAAATGTAGGCGGTCTTATCGTTAGCTGAGCGACGCTGATATTTGTAGACGAAATAAAACATTCCGCCGATCAGCAAAACGAACGAGATAAAACTCGTAATCAAAAGGAAACCATATATCTGATCGACCTCGCCTGCGGTTGTCGTGGCGGCCGGTGGCATGAAGGCGCTGGCAACGGCATTTGAAGTTGCCATTGTGCTTACCACTACGGACGCTACAATCGCCAGCAGCGCTGACAAACCAGTAGCTGGCAAACCCGTAAATACTCGGGGCATGAGTTTCATCAATCGTCTCCTTTTACTTTTCAGTCTCAGCGCCAGCAGTCACCGCGCCAGTCTCTTTCCGCGCACGAATCCAAAATGGCAAGAGGAAGGCCCCCAAAACCAAGAGCATCATTGCACCTCCGGCACGCATTACGTTGAATGCAGCCACGGTGTAACGACTTTCTTTCGGATCGTAGTGGAAACAGAACAAAGTTAGTTTATCGACGAGAGATCCGACCAGCCCCTTCGAGGCCTCGATCATCGACAGTCGAACTGTCTTCGGATCAAACGTGATTCCATAGAAATATCGAGAGATAGTTCCATCGGGAGAGATCGCGTACGCCGCTGCTGCGTGCGCGTACTGTTTCTGCTCTTCATCCCAGCGGTATTTGAATCCGACCGCCTTCGCCAGAGGCTCGATCGCTGCGGATTCGCCAGTTAAAAAATGCCAACCCTTAGCACCTTCCGGACGACCGTAAGCCTTTAAATAATTCTCGCGCTTGGCCGACGCCAGCGGCGTTTTTTCCTTCGGATCAAAGCTGACAATAACGACGTTGAATTCATCACCCAACGGTTTTGCCATCGCCTTAAATGCATCGTTCAAGCCATTCAGATGAAAGTTGCATAGGCTGGGGCAGTTAAAATACGCTAGGCTTAAAAGAAGCGGTTTGCCATCTTTCACATAATCGGCAAGGCGAACTACTTTGCCTTCATGGTCTAAAAACGTCGCATTGAGATCTACTTTTTCACCAAGTCTTTGCTCGATATCAAGATTCTCGAGGCTTTTGGGAGTCTCGTTGGAGTGACCTTCCTTTGGTTTCGCAAACTCGCGCGCCCCTGCGGTAGTTCCGCTGACGACGGAAAGAACCAAGATGCAGCCCAACAGCCCGACCACGCCAAAACTTCGCGGCGCACGTTTGTGCGCTTCGACCCAAGGTTTTGAACTTAATTGCTTCGAGCTGTCGTTCATCTGCTACTTCAATCCTGGAGCTTTCGCTTTGAGTTCGGTTTCTGCGTCTGCAACAGGCGTCGTTGTGATCGAGCGAATAAATTGAACGAGTGCCCAGCGATCCTTCGCCGGAAGAGCATCTTTGTAGCCCTGCATAGAGCCGCCAGGAACGCCGTTTTGCAAAGTGGCGAATAGTGCGACAGAAGTTCCGCCCTGTTTCCATTTGCCTTCGATCAAATTGCGCGGTTTCGGATTCAAAGAGCCACCAGCGATCCCGTCGCCAGCCCCTTTTTCCCCGTGACACATAGCGCAGTTAGTTTTGTAAACTGTAGCACCGTGCTTCACCATTTTTTCGTTGGGAAGCCACGGTTCTGTTACAGCAGAGACATCGACTTTTTCAGGAGCAGCAGCGATGGTTTGAACTGCGCCAGAAGAATCTGTCGCTTTCACTTCCTTAAGATCGACACCGCCGCTCATGAAAGTGACATAGATGAAACAAGCGAACGTCACGACCATGCTGATCACGAATGCAACGACACCGCCGCTATTGACTCCGTCTTGACTCTCTTCTCTGGTATCGGCCGTAGGTTTGGAATCTGATTTAGAATCTTGAGTTGCCATTCTCACTCCGCTGAAAAGCTAATCGGGCTAACCAATCAGCCAACTATTTGACGAGACGCATGAATTTAATGTGCGAGTTCTTAATTCTCACTTCAATCAAACCCGTGCAAGAGGTTTCGTGGTACAAACACAGGATATCCCAACGACTTAAAGAATTCTTAGGACTCGGAATTTTCGAAACTCTCGGAAATCAAGTTTTTGTCGATTCGTAAGTTTAAAAATTCAGCAATTGAGACACTTCGACTCGAATTCAAGAAACCGCGCGTTTCTTCATCAAAACAGTGTGTTGAATTCAGGAAATGCGATGCCTAATTTAGAGCATTTGCTCTATTGGCCATGGTCAAAACTCTGTAATTTTAGTTACTTGACGCTTTGCGACCTTGTGACGCCATGTGTTTTAAAAGACTGAGTGAATGCTCTTTATACGTTGACTGAATCTTCGCCGAACCGATAGACGGCAAAGCCTATGACTACAGTAAAAAATCTAAAATTTGATTTTCATAACAAAAACGTAATCGTCACCGGCGGTGCGCGCGGGATCGGCCTTCAGCTGACTCGCCAGTTTTTGGAGGCAGGGGCCTCCGTTTCGGTCTGGGAGTACTCGACCGACTCGATCGATGCAGCGAAAACTGAACTTGCGGCCTTTGGCTCGAAACTTCACTTCCAGCAAGTGGATGTGTCTAAGGCGACTTCCGTCGAGGAAGCTGCCAAGAATATCCCTTTCCCTGTTCATATTCTGATCAACAATGCTGGTATCACCCGCGATAAATCTTTCGGCAAAATGACCCACGAAGATTTCCAATCCGTGATCGATACCAATCTCACTGGCGTGTTTAATTGCACAAAGGCACTACTTACCAAATTCGCCGACACTCCTGACAAAAGAATTATTTCAATTTCATCGGTCGTCGCCCTCTATGGTAACTTCGGCCAAACAAATTATGTCGCTGCAAAAGCGGGCGTTATCGGCATGACAAAGACATGGGCGCGCGAACTCTCTCGCAAGGGCTTTACTGTCAATGCCGTCGCCCCTGGCTTCACAATGACACCTATGGTGGAAGCTATGCCAGCCGAAGCACGCAAGCTTATCGAGGAAAAAATTCCGGCTGGCCGCTTTGGCAAACCTTCCGATATTGCGAACGCATGTATGTTTCTTGCCTCCGACGAGGCTTCCTATATCAGTGGCACCGTGATTTCCGTCGACGGCGCACTGGTCGTTTAAATTTTAAGTTAAAATGATAGTTTGCGATGGGAGGGGCCCGACGCAAACACAGAAATAACCGAGGGGTTTTATGAATTTCAGCATGCGCACTAAACTAACGCTGCCACTACTCGCTGTACTCGCTTCCGGAGTCCTGGCGCTTTCTAGCAGCTTTGCCTCGGCCGGATCTTCGGTGGGCATCTTTGAAACAGACTTTCAAGCACAGATATCGGCAGATCCCGAAACCAGGCAAGACCGACTGCAAGCGTTCGTCAAAATCCACGACAACCGCGAACTCTTCGTCGACTTCATTAAACCTGCTGCTGGGAAACCAATCGTTGTCCTTTTAAACGGTCTCACCTACCGCACTGGCGTTTGGGACGCATTCGTAAAAGAGCTTAAAGGCGACGGTCTCGGCATTCTTCGCTACGATCCGATGGGCCACGGTAAAACGATGGTAAAATACGGCTACCCAGCTGAAGCTTTTGAGGCCGATGACCAAGTGAAAGATCTCAACTCACTTTTGTCAGCTCTTTCCATTAAGAAGCCCGTCCACCTTTTGGGACTCTCTTATGGGGGCGCAATCGGCACGATGTTCACAGTGAAATATCCGAAAAAGGTCGCTAGCCTAATTTTAATGGCGCCGTTCACGAAACCTCTTGAAAGCCAAGATCAGCAAATTCGCCTTCAAATCGCACAAACTCGCTTCATGTTCCCGTTCAACCGGTCATCCGATGACGAACTTTACGATTTCTTTCTCAAGCAAATTGTCTACGCGACCTACCCGCTGGCTGAACCAATCGTCCTCGAACACCCTTACAAACTTGAATCGACTTTCCGACTGGTTCAGGGCGTTCGAAAGTTCAAAGCAGCTGACGTGGCTGACCAACTTCCAGACGCATCTGTGCATCTGATTGTCGCCGATAAAGATCAGTATATTGAACCGAAGATTTTAGAAGAACTCTGGAAGCAAATTCCAAAACGAGCGCGACTCAGCCGTCTGTTCATCAATCACTCGGAACATAAAATTCCAGAAGCAATGCCTAACTTCTCGGCTGAATGGATCAAACTGATCGTCAACGGCGATCAACGTATACAAGACGGCCGAACCTGGAAAGGCGGAACCTTTTTGGGCTACGCAGCCAGCGGAACAGAGAAAATCGAAATCGAATAGACTGCGCTAGGACGAAATAGGAGCTTCTTATGACAAGTGTAGATCTCATGGGATACCAAATGAATGCGGATGTCGTTCCGGCTGCATTACCCTTGGACACGATTTTTCTTCATGGAAACTTAGCTTCGAACACATGGTGGGAACCCGTCATGGCGGAGCTGAAACGGTCTGCACGCCCTGGCCTTGAGGGCCGCGCCGTCATGGCCGAGTGGCGAGGTTGCGGCAAATCGCATGCGCCCAAATCCGAGGAAGAGCTTCATCCAGCGGCCCTCGCTGAAGACTACATTCAGCTCTGTCATAAACTGGGAATCAAAAAAGCTTGTCTCGTCGGCCACTCTACAGGCGGCATCATCGCTCTCTACGCAATGCTAAAAGCTCCCGAGCTTTTTGATCGCGCAGTTCTTTTAGACTCTGTCGGCGCCACTGGGGTCCAGTTTGGACCAGAGATGTATGCAGCTTTCACACAGATGAGCACGGACCGCAGCATTTGCGAAGCCGTCATGCACGGCACGATTCACGGTAACGACATGAAGAGCCAACTCTTTCAACGTATCGTCGACGACGCGTACGGTATTGCAAAAATCAATTGGCACGGTGTTCCGCGAATGCTTCATGTGACGGATATTTCTGCGGACCTCGCGAAAATCCATCACAAGGTTCTTGTCCTTCACGGCGCCCATGACCCGATTATTCCAATCGATAGCTCGAAAGTTTTGGCGGCCGGTCTTCCAAATGCGCGACTCGAGGTTTTGGAAAACCAGGGTCACTCGACTAACGTAGAAAATCCGAAACTTTTTGTTCAGAAATTGAACGATTTTTTGTTTCACCGACCGTAAAGGTTAGGAATCTTTCACCGGAGAACGGCATGGAATCAGCCAACAACACGAAACACTTTGCGGCAATCACGGGGCTGGGACTTTACGTTCCACCCAACGCCGTGGGAAACGATTTTTTTAACAAAAAATATGATCGTGACATCAACAAGTTTTTACTAGAACAGCGAAACATCAAAAAACGCCACTTTATGTCGCCTGATCAGGCGACTTCAGACCTTATTGTTCCCGCTGCTGAAGAAGCGATGAAAGCCGCTGGTGTGACGGCCCGTGACCTCGACTTAATCATCATTGCGACCGATACACCAGATTACGTTTCACCGTCCACCGCCGCTGTCGTTCAGTATAAGTTGCAAGCGACACGCGCTGGCACCTTTGACCTCAACACGGCGTGCGCCGGATTTGTGACGGCGACGGACGTCGCCTCCAAATACCTAATGGCTGACGAGCGCTATAATACGATTCTCGTTGTTGGCGCCTACGGAATGTCTAAATATTTCGACTGGTCAGACCACAAGGTTACGTCGGTTTTCGCAGACGGTGCAGGTGCTGCTATCATTCAGCGGTCTGGCGAGTTCGGTATACTTGCATCCCAACTTGCGACCGACGGTCAATACCATGACTACATGGGTATCTACGCTGGGGGAACCAAGTATCCAATTTCCGAAGAAACGCTTGCTAAACGAATGCACCTGCTTCAGTTCACGAAACGGATTCCACCGGAGACCAATGGCAAAGTTTGGCCCGAGATGACACACGCGATCCTCGATCGTATCGGCAAATCGGTCTCGGACGTTGATCATTTCTTCTTCACTCAGATCAACATCGGTTCGATCATCGAAACAATGGCGAAGCTTGAAGCACCTTTTGAAAAAGCGCACAACGTGATGGATCAGTTCGGATATACCGGAGGCGCCTGCATCCCCATGGCGCTCGCAGATGCGGCTCGCCACCACAAACTTAAAAAAGGTGATTTAGTTATGATTCTTGGCTCAGGCGGCGGAATGTCGATGGCCGCTATGGCAATGCGCTGGGGTTACGACACTTAGACGGTCAGGAGCAATTCGTGCCGAATATGGAAATTGAGACTCATTCGGAAATTGGTGACTTCGATTGGTTGAAAAACTGGGCGCGACTATCGCCAACTTCCATCGCATTCAAGGATGCGGAATCTGGAGTGTCTTACACGTACCGCGAATTGCTTTTCCTCAGCTGCAAACTTTCAGAAAAACTTATCGGGGAATTCAAGGTAACTCCCGGGGCGCGGGTCGCTGTTTGGGCAACAAACGAACTTGAAACGGTCGCACTCTTTTTCGCCTGTTTGCGCGCTGGAGCAACTATGGTCCCTGTTAACTTTCGGTTAACCGGGCGAGAAGTCGAACACATCCTGGAAGATTCGGAATCTCAAGTTCTCGTTTTACAAAAGTCTTTCGCCGGAGTTTTCGAAACAGTCATGGCAAAAGCGCGTCCCGAACATGTGTGGATGTTTGAATCACTTCAAGAGTTCATCGCGACCGAATTGGCGACCGCGAAGAAAAGCTCTGCGAAAGAAATGTCTGTAACTTCACACGCACTTCCAACCTGGTTTCGGAAGCAGGCAGCGAGCCCGACAAAGCCGTGTATGATTCTTTATACGTCAGGCACAACTGGCGCGCCGAAAGGGGCCTGTATAACGCCCCTGATGCTACACTGGAATTCCATCAACACGACGCTGCGGCTAAACTTGTCAGAATCAGACGTGTTCATCAGCTTCCTCCCGTTTTTCCATACGGGAGGCTGGAATGTTCTGCTGACACCTTTTGTACATCGAGGCGCATGCACCGTTCTGACAAAAAAGTTTGAGCCCGAGCGCATCCTCGAGCTCTGCGAGTCGGAAGGTGCCACAATAATGTTCGGCGTTCCCACGACGATGGAAATGATGACGCATTCCAAACGCTTTGAAAATGTGAACCTTTCGAAAGTGCGTTACGCCATCGTGGGTGGTGAACCGATGTCGATCGACCTCATTCGAACATGGCAAAAAAAAGGAGTTCCCATCCGCCAAGGATTTGGCTTGACCGAATTTGGCCCGAACGTCTTCTCGCTCGACGAGGAGGATGCCATTCGAAAAATCGGTTCGATAGGCTTTCCGAATTTCTACATTGAAACCAGAGTCGTCGATGACCACGGAAAAGAAGTTTCACCAAATGAAATTGGTGAACTGCTTTTGCGCGGCCCCGTCTGCACGCCTGGGTATTGGAAAAACGACAAGGCCACGAAGGAAGCCATCATTGACGGATGGTTTCACACTGGAGACCTCGTTCGATTTGATGAAGAAGGATATTTCTACGTCGCGGGCCGAAAGAAGGACATGTTCATTTCCGGAGGCGAAAATGTCTATCCGGTCGAAGTAGAACGGGTACTTAGCCAACATCCGGCTGTCCGCGAAGTAGCCGTGGTGGGTCTTCCAGACGAGAAATGGGGCGAGTCAGGATGCGCTGTCATTTCGCTGAATGATGGAGCGCACGTTGATTCTGAAGAGATTCTTCAGTTTTGTACCGACAAACTGGCAAAGTTTAAAATTCCAAAGCGCGTCGAGTTCATGGAAAATCTCCCCAAAGGGGACTCGGGTAAAATCCTTAAACGCGAAATCAAAAACCTATTCGCCTCAAAATGAGACGGTGGAAAGTCCACGCCTTCAGTCGAGGTGAATCTCAGTCTGATTCGCTGTAGTCTTTAAGAATGCGGAAATCATACGTTGGCACAACGAGCGCTCTGATCCTACTGCTGGCTCTTTCGAGTTGCCAAACTCCTCGCTACAAGGAGTTTGAAGATGTCCACACCGGCATGACGAAAGCTGAAGTTATCGAGGTCGTGGGAGGGCCTTCCGCCAAACGACGTCGCCAAGGCGTAGATCGCTGGACCTACATTTTTGAAAACCACCCGGACGGCGAACAGGTTCGCGAAGTTCATTTCGTCGATGGCAAATCCACCTACGTAGGTACTCAGATTAAAAGCGTCGTGTCTCCAGAAATCCAGGACAAGATCAACGAAACGAAAAGTCGGGTGTTGGACGAGAAAGAGCGCATCGGCACAGGTTCAGCGAAAAGTGAGGACGTCGAAGTGTTTATTCCGGTTGAAGCGGATTGATCGAGGTTTTATTTTACTAGTCGAATAATTTCGGGAGAGTCATCTTCTTCGTCGCTGATGGCAGCGGGCAATCTCACTGCTGGAGCAGTATCTGTTTTTTCAGCCGGAAATACGACTCCCACATGACGACGAATGCGATCTAAGCGCCCATCGAGGCCAAACGCATCAGCAATTTCGTCCAGGGACTTTAATTTCACCGCCATGTACTGGCGCTCACCTTCTAAATCGCGGTCCGGGTGCTGGAACCTGACGTGAAGACGCTCGGATTCATAATCGCGAATGACCTTCGCCAAATCAGAATGTTTGAATGAGATTTGTTGAGTCACTAGCCGAACGCGTTCGGTGCTCTCTAAAGTTTTTTTATGTACGATGAGGTCTGATATCTCTTTTTCCAAGCTTCGAATTTTAGCTGTAAAGCTGGTAAGACGAGACTCGTGCTCAGTCCACCGACAGGCCGTTTCGGCACTCGCGATTTTCACATCGGAAAAAAGAAACAGGAGCATCACCGCGAGGGTGACATTAAGACGGCGAATCGGTTGGCGAAATATCAAGCTCGGTAATCGCATTTTGCTCCCAGCGAATTTGCACCGCGAGATTCTTGATTCGGTTGATCACAATCGACGCCTTAACAGGGCTGATTCTTGGCAGAACCAGAGTTCCGCCCTTTAAAGATGCCATGACAGCGCCAGAGTCCCAGCCAAATCGCGAGTCCTGTATTGCTTGTCGGATTTCAGTGCGGAGATCTTTTGTGTCGATCCCAGAAATAATCACGGTCACGACCAAAGGCCCGTCTTTAGCGGAACTCAGTTCACTATTAGCGTAAGCAGAAATTCCAAGGGGATCATTCGGATCGTTTTGAGACGCTCCACCCTTGGAGGATTCAGTCCCAGGCGTGTCGTACCCAAGAAATCCACCCATATCCAGTTCGCCCCCGACGCCGGCGTCTTCTAGGCCTGGCGGCACCTGGGCCTGGGCAACTGGTTGTGTTTCCGGCAACGGATCGAGTCCCATTGGCGACGGATCGTAAGCGCCTTCATCGGCGGCCATCGGCGCAGGCTGCATCGGTGTAGCCACAGCCCCCAACAACGGATCCGGCTCTCCAGCTGCTTGCGCGACGCCTTCCATATCGACAAATAAAACGACGCCGCAAGTGGGGCATGTCACCATGCCATAATCGTCCTTCAGTTTTGTTCCACACTTCGGGCAGCTAGTTGTCATTCGAAAATCTATCTCCGACGCTTCTCACGTTCCTGGCGACGGCGATCGGCGCGCGATCCGCCCCCCCCACCACCACTCGGCGGCTCATCTGTGGGCGGACCAAAAGTAAGTCTCGTCTTCTTAGGCTTCAACGCTTCTAATTGGTCCTCTGGGTTTGGCATACTTGGTTCTCGAGATCTTGCGGCAGCAGCCTGCTTCGCCGAAGAAGAAACTTGGCCCGGAGCAGCTCCGCCGTTGAGTTCTTGAGCGTACTCCGCCGGAGCACCTACATCGCCCTCAGCAGGAGCATTCAACACCAACTGAATCTTGAATAACTTCTCAAGAGCCTCGGTGCGAATAAAGCCATTCATTTCTTCGAACATCTTGAACGCTTCTTGTTTGTACTCAACTAAAGGATCTTTTTGCGCATAACCGCGAAGGCCAATCCACTCGCGCATCTGATCCATCCGCTGCAAATGTTCCTTCCAGCGTTGATCGATCGTCTGCAGAAGAATCATCTTTGCAACCTGACCATAGAAAGGGCCGAGATGGGTCTTTTGGAATTCAAGGCCTGCAAGGATCGAGCTTTTTACTTTCTCGACGATCTCTTCAATTTTCAGTTTCCCTTTATCACCAAAGTCGACTTCCAATCCGAACTGCTGCTGCATCGCCACTTGCAGCGCCTCAAGGTTCCAGGCGGCGCGATTCGCGGACTCATCCGCGTGGGAATCCAGCAATGACGAAACTTGATCACCTAGCAGTTCACGGACGATTTCATCGATCTTGTCGCCTTGAAGAACCTCACGACGAAGACCGTAGATCGCTTTTCGCTGCTTGTTCATGACGTCATCGTAGTCGATCAAATGTTTACGGATATCGAAGTTATGGCCTTCCACTTTTCGCTGCGCACCTTCGATCGAGCGCGAAACCATCCGCGCCGTGATCGGCTCGTCTTCGGGGACATTCATCATGTCCATGATTTTGCTGACGCGCTCGCCGTTAAACTTGCGCATTAAATCGTCATCAAGACCTAAGTAAAAACGCGATTCGCCCGGATCCCCTTGGCGCCCCGCACGGCCTCGAAGCTGGTTATCGATTCGGCGAGACTCGTGTCTTTCGGTGCCGATGATGTACAATCCGCCGGCAGCGATCACGTCTGCTTTTTCTTTTTCACATTGAACCCGGAACTTTTCGACCGCCGGCTCGTACTCTGGCGAATCGATATCGTCTGTCACCTGGCGGGCCAAGAATTCGGGGTTTCCACCCAAAACAATATCGGTGCCACGACCAGCCATGTTCGTGGCAATTGTGCACTGACCTTTGCGACCAGCCTGAGCCACGATTTCCGCTTCGTGTTCGTGGTGTTTCGCGTTCAGTACCTTGTGCGGCACACCCGCTTTTTTTAGGTACTGCGAGAGAACTTCCGATCGCTCGATCGAAACGGTACCGACAAGAATAGGCTGACCGTTCGCTTGGCGTTCTTTGATGTCGCGAACGATGGATGTGTATTTGCCGTTGGCATTTTTAAAGACAACATCTTCGCGATCAAGACGCTTAATTGGCTTGTTCGTAGGAATAACAGAGACGTCGAGATTGTAGATCTTCTTCATCTCGACAGCTTCAGTTTCCGCAGTCCCCGTCATTCCCGACAGCTTTTTATACATTCGGAAATAGTTTTGGAACGTGATGGTAGCAAGCGTTTGATTTTCGTTTTTGACCTGAAC comes from the Deltaproteobacteria bacterium genome and includes:
- the coxB gene encoding cytochrome c oxidase subunit II; its protein translation is MATSNAVASAFMPPAATTTAGEVDQIYGFLLITSFISFVLLIGGMFYFVYKYQRRSANDKTAYISHNYTLEFLWSFIPFLIFMFVFVWGWKVYHDMRNVPAGALEIHVMAKKWDWRFLYKSGKEITSGIDDKGQKTPATMVVPVGRPVKLIMASEKINEASTDRSDRPVLHSFYLPAARIKQDIVPGRFTTLWFNIDKPGDYWIFCTEFCGSGHSAMKAMVKAVPVEEFESWLSAEGGGALTLVDQGKALYASKACVGCHSADGSRVVGPTFKGVFGTSHAVEGGETVKVDEDYIRESILNPNAKVVAGYPAGVMPAYAGQLSDDEIKAIIEFIKTLK
- a CDS encoding SCO family protein; its protein translation is MNDSSKQLSSKPWVEAHKRAPRSFGVVGLLGCILVLSVVSGTTAGAREFAKPKEGHSNETPKSLENLDIEQRLGEKVDLNATFLDHEGKVVRLADYVKDGKPLLLSLAYFNCPSLCNFHLNGLNDAFKAMAKPLGDEFNVVIVSFDPKEKTPLASAKRENYLKAYGRPEGAKGWHFLTGESAAIEPLAKAVGFKYRWDEEQKQYAHAAAAYAISPDGTISRYFYGITFDPKTVRLSMIEASKGLVGSLVDKLTLFCFHYDPKESRYTVAAFNVMRAGGAMMLLVLGAFLLPFWIRARKETGAVTAGAETEK
- a CDS encoding cytochrome c, encoding MVVTFACFIYVTFMSGGVDLKEVKATDSSGAVQTIAAAPEKVDVSAVTEPWLPNEKMVKHGATVYKTNCAMCHGEKGAGDGIAGGSLNPKPRNLIEGKWKQGGTSVALFATLQNGVPGGSMQGYKDALPAKDRWALVQFIRSITTTPVADAETELKAKAPGLK
- the fabG gene encoding 3-oxoacyl-ACP reductase FabG, producing MTTVKNLKFDFHNKNVIVTGGARGIGLQLTRQFLEAGASVSVWEYSTDSIDAAKTELAAFGSKLHFQQVDVSKATSVEEAAKNIPFPVHILINNAGITRDKSFGKMTHEDFQSVIDTNLTGVFNCTKALLTKFADTPDKRIISISSVVALYGNFGQTNYVAAKAGVIGMTKTWARELSRKGFTVNAVAPGFTMTPMVEAMPAEARKLIEEKIPAGRFGKPSDIANACMFLASDEASYISGTVISVDGALVV
- a CDS encoding alpha/beta hydrolase, which produces MNFSMRTKLTLPLLAVLASGVLALSSSFASAGSSVGIFETDFQAQISADPETRQDRLQAFVKIHDNRELFVDFIKPAAGKPIVVLLNGLTYRTGVWDAFVKELKGDGLGILRYDPMGHGKTMVKYGYPAEAFEADDQVKDLNSLLSALSIKKPVHLLGLSYGGAIGTMFTVKYPKKVASLILMAPFTKPLESQDQQIRLQIAQTRFMFPFNRSSDDELYDFFLKQIVYATYPLAEPIVLEHPYKLESTFRLVQGVRKFKAADVADQLPDASVHLIVADKDQYIEPKILEELWKQIPKRARLSRLFINHSEHKIPEAMPNFSAEWIKLIVNGDQRIQDGRTWKGGTFLGYAASGTEKIEIE
- a CDS encoding alpha/beta hydrolase, with the protein product MTSVDLMGYQMNADVVPAALPLDTIFLHGNLASNTWWEPVMAELKRSARPGLEGRAVMAEWRGCGKSHAPKSEEELHPAALAEDYIQLCHKLGIKKACLVGHSTGGIIALYAMLKAPELFDRAVLLDSVGATGVQFGPEMYAAFTQMSTDRSICEAVMHGTIHGNDMKSQLFQRIVDDAYGIAKINWHGVPRMLHVTDISADLAKIHHKVLVLHGAHDPIIPIDSSKVLAAGLPNARLEVLENQGHSTNVENPKLFVQKLNDFLFHRP
- a CDS encoding ketoacyl-ACP synthase III; this translates as MESANNTKHFAAITGLGLYVPPNAVGNDFFNKKYDRDINKFLLEQRNIKKRHFMSPDQATSDLIVPAAEEAMKAAGVTARDLDLIIIATDTPDYVSPSTAAVVQYKLQATRAGTFDLNTACAGFVTATDVASKYLMADERYNTILVVGAYGMSKYFDWSDHKVTSVFADGAGAAIIQRSGEFGILASQLATDGQYHDYMGIYAGGTKYPISEETLAKRMHLLQFTKRIPPETNGKVWPEMTHAILDRIGKSVSDVDHFFFTQINIGSIIETMAKLEAPFEKAHNVMDQFGYTGGACIPMALADAARHHKLKKGDLVMILGSGGGMSMAAMAMRWGYDT
- a CDS encoding long-chain fatty acid--CoA ligase, yielding MGDFDWLKNWARLSPTSIAFKDAESGVSYTYRELLFLSCKLSEKLIGEFKVTPGARVAVWATNELETVALFFACLRAGATMVPVNFRLTGREVEHILEDSESQVLVLQKSFAGVFETVMAKARPEHVWMFESLQEFIATELATAKKSSAKEMSVTSHALPTWFRKQAASPTKPCMILYTSGTTGAPKGACITPLMLHWNSINTTLRLNLSESDVFISFLPFFHTGGWNVLLTPFVHRGACTVLTKKFEPERILELCESEGATIMFGVPTTMEMMTHSKRFENVNLSKVRYAIVGGEPMSIDLIRTWQKKGVPIRQGFGLTEFGPNVFSLDEEDAIRKIGSIGFPNFYIETRVVDDHGKEVSPNEIGELLLRGPVCTPGYWKNDKATKEAIIDGWFHTGDLVRFDEEGYFYVAGRKKDMFISGGENVYPVEVERVLSQHPAVREVAVVGLPDEKWGESGCAVISLNDGAHVDSEEILQFCTDKLAKFKIPKRVEFMENLPKGDSGKILKREIKNLFASK
- the bamE gene encoding outer membrane protein assembly factor BamE, producing the protein MRKSYVGTTSALILLLALSSCQTPRYKEFEDVHTGMTKAEVIEVVGGPSAKRRRQGVDRWTYIFENHPDGEQVREVHFVDGKSTYVGTQIKSVVSPEIQDKINETKSRVLDEKERIGTGSAKSEDVEVFIPVEAD
- a CDS encoding zinc ribbon domain-containing protein, which translates into the protein MTTSCPKCGTKLKDDYGMVTCPTCGVVLFVDMEGVAQAAGEPDPLLGAVATPMQPAPMAADEGAYDPSPMGLDPLPETQPVAQAQVPPGLEDAGVGGELDMGGFLGYDTPGTESSKGGASQNDPNDPLGISAYANSELSSAKDGPLVVTVIISGIDTKDLRTEIRQAIQDSRFGWDSGAVMASLKGGTLVLPRISPVKASIVINRIKNLAVQIRWEQNAITELDISPTDSPS